The genomic window GGCCGAATTGATTCCCGCCAAAAGGGTCGCAAAGTAGTCCGAATAAAGAAGAGGATAGGTCGGGATCCGATTGGCAAAATGAGAGTGGACCACGGGTCGACCATCGGCACTGAGCACTATGATACCCTCAAGTTGGCCTAACATGTCCTCAACGTTGACCGCAgtgatcgacgatgccaaCTGGCCGCAATGGTGTAGGAAAAGAGCGCAGGTGGCATACCCTCAACGCGAGAAATCGAGaagattcatgattgcgGGATAGTGGTGAATGTCACGTGACTCGACCTGTGCAAGGGTCCGTTCGAGATGAAAAATTcgcagcattcgtgattcacgattcacgatttctcCACTTTAGACTCGCTTTCTTCTTTCACATCTTTCTACCTCGCCTCCTTCACATGTTCCGTCGGTCAATCCCTTACCTTTGTCAAACGATCCCATCGAGGCATACATAAACCATGTCGTACCAAACAAGACCGGCAGGATCAGCACCGAGCGGTGGTGCAGGCTTGGGTGGGATGGCGTCTCGCAATCCGGTCATGGAGTACATTTGCGCCGACTGCGCCGCCACCAACGAGATTCGACCCCGAGAACCCATCCGTTGCAGAGAATGCGGTCACCGTGTTATGTACAAGAAGAGGACCAAGCGCATGGTACGTAATCGGTTCTCCAATATGCAACGTCGCACGTATGCACTAAGTTGACGTTTGTTGAGACAAGCTTGATGAATACTGACTTTGCCCCTGATCTCTGCTCGCCATGATGACAGTTGCACTTCGAAGCTCGCTAGATGAAGCTTTGACGGACCAGGCTCGTATATCAGAGATGTTGGCCCAGACGTTTGCCTGCGGAAGTCAGAGAACAAAGGACTTTGGACGAGTTGCAGACAAAAGGCTCTGGTCAACTTAGCGCCTGCGTACTGTCAGGCGCCGGTAATCATGGTTCAGCCAACAACATATGAACCACATACACTTGGCTATGGCGGGTTAGTCGCTGGGCTACACCGCCATTATTGTTTGCCCACAAAATCCGTTCCTCGTTATTCGCCTTCCAACCACGTCAGCTTCTTGATACTTCTGCCGATGTTATCCGCTCTAACCGGGCAAAAGTTCTTCATCAACATGCTTCCGCCCTTCGCTTCGCGTTGTCTCACCATCCCATGGCTGTCATTCCGCGACGAAACTTTCTCGCTGTTTCGCGCTTCACTCTTTTCTCGTTGTATTGTCCTTCTCACTCTGTACTCTTAGCATGCTCTCCAGAATCGATCACACATCAAACTCAAAAATGGGCCGTAGTAGAGTGTTTGTGCCGTTCGGAATGCTCTTGAGGGGTGAAAAGTGGCTGTGCCAGCATGGAACAAGAGGCAGAGGTCCTGAAAAGACCCCGTTACGACCACGTCAAGCAAGTACGCATTTCAAGCACTGTCGTGTGACCGTCCAGATGAGGTTGCGACGTTTGAAGTGGTGCTTGGGGGCAAAGAGATGAGAGTGACGTCAATTGGGCGCCGTCGACGTCTTCTCCTGTTCGGCAAGCAGTTGAGATCGGCTCGAAGGAGGCTGAGATTCGCGCTTGTGAGGATGGCAAAGACCGTTGCAAATCACGacgttcacgattcgtgattcaatCTATCATTAATGATTCCAAGACGTGAGGCTGAGAAAATCACAATCGCGTTGACCTCCAGCGCCAATGCGAGATACGTAGGGtagcagtcacgagtgtgctattcgtgattcacgattgcatcGTGATTTGCGggtgctgcttgctgcgtgcgtgcgtgcgtgcgtgcgtgtgtTGGTGTGGAGAaagccaaaaaaaaaaaaaaaagtaCTGCGCGATGctgtcactcacgactgattcgtgattattaTCGTGATGCCCTCAAACCCCTTATCACCCACAGTCACATCGTCCCTCTCTCCCTCATCACCAAACTCAAACGACGACTGCAAAAAGTATGGAAACAGATACACTCGACGTTCCCGACTCTTCCTTCAGCCATGCTGACAGCGACGTCGCGTTCGGAGGAGCTGCGATGCGACGCGCCTCTTCGACATCTTCCACTTACTCTCACGTCTCGGATGTCTCTTCCTCTGGTGATGCTCTCAGACCCACCTTGTCTCGCGCGTCCAGTACAGCATGCTCGGACGATGGCTCGCTATCTACACCGTCCTTCCGCACTCATCACTCGAGTGCATCCGCATCCATGGAGGGcatcgatctgcttggttcttccgcttccgccgccGCGTTGCCTCTGAGTGGTAAGCGCTTACCCCTGCTTTCTTGCCAAGGCTTCCAGCTGACCTTTACTCTTCATTCACATCTAAACCCCCCAACGCTTTAGACTTGTTCGAGACCTATTTTTCACCGCGCATCGACCTCGCCGGGCGCAAGTGGTCCGCCTTTTCCGGCGACATGCGTTCGCGCGCACGTCGGAGGCGCGAAGAGCTCGTCCGCAAAGCGCGTTCCAAACGAGAGTTGCAGCAGATGGACGATGAACTCACCAAGATGCGCTTACGCGTCTCTAAACGTATCGAAAACCTGCAACAGAAATGGATGGATGCTAAGGTGGTCCGTTTGCGCGACAAGATCTCGTTCGTCGTGGGCGTATGCAACCTCGTGGTTAGCTCATTGGTCTTTGCGCTCAGACCCGAGCTGATACCGACATTGTACTCGCTTCTGGCGCTGTACTTCTTACCACTGAGGGTGTGGTCGTATACCAGCAAAAAGTGGCATTACTTTTTGTTTGACTTCTGCTATTTCTTGAACGTCGCCAATTTGCTCTTCATTTGGGTGTTTCCCAGCTCGGAATTCTTATTCACTGTGTAAGTGTTTCGTCCTATTCTGGTCGCCCTCCATGTGCAGTCGATACTAATGCATTCCTGTCTGCTGGGGTTACCACATGAACAGGTGCTACTGTGCTGCACACGGCCCGCTGGCGTTCAGTGTCGCCACATGGCGTAATAGTCTGGTCTTCCACTCGCTCGAAAAAATGACTTCGCTCTTCATCCACCTCTACCCACCTTTCGTCTTCACCACCATGGTCCACTTTATGCCGCACGATGAGGCGGTCTCGAGGTTCCCAGCTTTGAAGAATCTGATCACATTGAACGGATACACGAGTTTCTGGTTTGTAAGTCGCCGCTTGCCTTGGTTGTTTTCTTCTTGTTAGCCGACTCAGTTTCTGCTCAGAGCCAGCTGAACTCACCATTTGGCTCTTTCTGCCGAGGGCACACAGAACGTGACGATCTACCTAATCTGGCAACTGGTCTATTACGAACTCATCGTGATCCGCAAGAAAAGCAAGATCGAAACAGGAGAACGGATCAATTCATACTCGACCATgagcaaaggcaaaggcCCAGTTGCCAACTTGCTCGGGAAAGCACCACCCAAAAGAAGGGAACCAGCATTCATGCTGCTGCAATTCGTCTataccatcatcaccaccttGCCGGcaccgttgctgctctATCCGAACAGAACGGCTTCCGCAGTCTTCTTTGCCGGCATTTTCGTTATCAGTGTATGGAACGGTGCTTCGTACTACGTCGAAGTGTTTGGAAGGAGGTTTGAAAAGGAGTTGTTGCAGTTGAGGAGCGAGTTGGAGCTCATCCGTACCGCCGAGAAGGTGGTAGCTGATGCCGGCAAGAAGCACAAGTCTGGAATGGAACAGGAAGGGCATGTGGaagaggatcgagacgaggaTAAGGAGCAACaggctgcggctgcggctgcggctgcggctaGTGGTTTGCCGCAAGCTGGAGAGAATAAGAAGGATCAGTAAGCCGACAGCCGCGACTCGTTGAACCAGTCAACAGCCTCACTAACCTTGAATGGCACACGGTCAAATTCACGCACACATGCAGTCCACACACCGCACGCACAAAAACTCAAGAACAATCGCGAGATGATCAGGCTTTTTGTGGCTACATGTCCAAAAATGGAGAATGACTCAAAGGAACAAGCACCTCGCATTGCGTCTCTACGTTGTCCACAGAAGTGCGTTACCGTCAGCACCCGCAGAGAACAACCACGGCTGATTGGGGTGCCACTTGACGTCCAACACGCCAAGGCCATTCTTGACCTCGTGGCCCCTGAGCACTTTCAACGGAACCAGGGTGAGGTTCTCTCCATAATCGGCACCAACCTTGGCGTAgaagagctgcagcgtTCCATCGTCACTTGCATCAGCGACGAGGTTCCAGCTGGTACTAAAGTGAACCGACCTGATCGCCCTAGCGTGGTACTTCAACACCTTGTACGGTCGCGCCGagaggtcgagatcgaacCAGGCAAGTTTCTTATCGTAGCTTCCTACCATGAGATGATCACCCGAGGGGTGGACGTCGAGTGTCGAGATCCATTTGAAGCCCGACTGCAGCGTCTTGATGAGCGACTGCGCCATAAGATCGTAGATGCGGATGTAGCGTTGGGTGGCGACAAAGATCCATGGTTTGGTCGGGTGGAAGACGAGTTTCTGAATCGACGATCCCTTTGACGCCTTTCGGAACGGAGACTGAGATCGGTGTTTCGAGAGTTGGTGGATGAGCAAACCCGCCGAGCCCGCAGCCGAGTCAGGACAGACGGTGGCAAAGTAGTCGCCCTTGTTGTGCCAGACCACCGTCTTGAGGTTGGCGGCGGAGGGAGAGGTGATGTTGAGATGCATGGCGACACCGGTACGACGTTCCGCTTCCGAAGGACGAGTCCAAGCGACGGGCGAGCGCGCGTCCGGTTTGCTGGGCATCGAggtcgccgctgccgaggTGGCGTAGAGGAACGATGCGGTTGAGGTGGCCGTAGCACCGCTGGAGGAAGAGGCCGATTTCGAAGATATGGCATTGGCTGATGTCTTTGCGTAGTTCTGCGTCTGCGGTGGTGCGATCACGGCGACCCGACCGTGGACAACAGCGGTGAAGAGCGAGTAGTTCTTGGTCGGACACCAGGCGATCGAATGTACGGCGGAACGTTCGGCCTTGGGCATACCTTCGCACACATCCCATGAGGCGGTACATCTTCCGATCGCTACATCCCACAATCTCGCGCGTCCATCATCGCCACCCGTCACGAGCCAATTACCCGTCGGGTCGACCGACAAACAGCGCACGCGCCCGCCGTCCGGATGGACATACACCACGCTCGTCGTGATGGGGAACGGCCTGAGCTCCTTCGGTGATGGCAGCTTGGGCAACAGGTTTTCCGGATTGTGAATATCCAACTTCTTGCGCATCATCCTAGGCGCCAAATACAGATCCAGGCATCGCTCGAAGCGTTCCTGGACAAAGTTTTGATAGGCACCGACGCGACGCAACGAATCGTGTTTGGTAGGCAGGAAGTTTTGCTTGCGGTCCTCGGCTTCGGCCTCTTGCCATTCCTTTTGCTCCTGCTCGTTGAACAGGTACTCTGCCGGTGGGTTGTACGACTCGGCGTGACCGGGGAGCGCAAGCTTGGGCGCCGCCATGACTGCCCACGGGCTACGCGTGTCGTTCTCGTGAGCGTCAGCCCAGATGTTGTAAAACTTGGGTTTGGCGTCCTTgttggcagctgcaccgGGCACGATGCGACCCTCGCGGATGGCACGAACGATCTTCATGACCTTCTTGTGCTCCCATTTACTGGGTACAAAGCGTGACTTGGGTTCCGGTCGACCGCTCAATGCTGTCTGCATGACCTTGTCTTCGCCGGTAAACCAATCGACGTAGTCTTCATACGGGTCGTAAGCGTCATCTGGGATCTCGGCGTTCTGGAGCTTGCGAATAATGGCCAGTTCCTCGTCGCTCAACCGAACGTCTTTGCCGGTAGACTTGTCACGCGCAGAGAACCATgcctcgccatcgccgtcTACCGTGTCGAGGAACTTgtccagctcgtccttggtGGCTGGCTTCATCACCTTGCGTCCGTTGATGTCATAGCCAATGTGCGGCAGGTCGTCGTACCATTCGAGCGGAACGTTGCCGATCCTGTTTTCTGGATCctctgtgctgctgtccGAGTCATAGGCTGCATCGATCTCGGGGTAGACACGCTTCATCTCGCCGGTTATCTCGCTGCGCTTGAAGACACCCTTGGCCGAGCCGTCTGGGTTGCGAACACGCAGATCAAACGCCTGTGCTGCTTGAGAACGCgggatgccgagcttgttggtggCCGAGAGCGAGCCCGAGTGCTCATCCGGCTTGGAAGAGTAGCGCGACATCATACGTGATAactcctcgtcgatgctggtcTGCGAAGCGTCgctgcgagcagcaaaagCGGAAGCAcgctcgtcttcgtcaGCCGAATCGTAGGCCAGATCACcttcgtcggcatcgtcgtcaaagtcAGAATTATCAATGTCGGAAGAGTTGTAGCCTTCTTCTGAGGAGTCGTCTTCTTCTACTTGAATGTCATGCACTTGTGTGGATGCTTGTTTGTTATTGTCACTGTCTACCTCCTCCTGAGCTCCTGgctcgtcttcatcttccacatcttgatcatcgtcgctgtcttcgagatcgatcTCGGGGAAATCGTCCTGTtcgttgtcgttgtcgtcgtcgtcgttggcatcatcgtcgccacTGTCGGACTCCagatcaagctcgccatcctcttcaCCGTCATCTGAAacaacaagatcaagctcgagcgcttttgtcttgcccttgccctTGACGTTGGCGGCGACTGACGCTCTTGTGGTGGGGTTCGTGGCTGTGGGCAGgttgcgcttcctctttGCAGCGCCGCTGCGCGCAGCAGAGGCTGACGctgagctggaagaggacgGTCGCACCATATTTGAGGATACGTTAGCCTTGGTCGTGATCGAAGCCAGTATCAATAGAGGATACGGTACGATAGGTGGTTGGGATACGGTCGAGATCAAGTGGTAAGAGAGCCGTGCTGAGTGCTTCTGTAAATCAGTAAGGGTTCACAATTTTTGAGAAGAAACAGCGTTTTTTCCATTGATTTTTTTTCGGTCGAAATTTTGccgttgcagcagcagcagcagtcacaagttgtgagtgtgagttgtgGAGTCGAAGTCATTACGATTCTCGGCCGGATGGAAGAAGATCGCGTCGCGAGGCagagagtcgtgagtgcgaATGGGCAGATGAACGAGCTTGagccatctcgatcgcgctTCAGCATAATACACCTTGTGGACCACATCTTCAGCCCCACTGCTTCAGCTTCGATAGGCAGTGCTAATCGTAACACGACCAACAAACAGCATTCCTACCACATCCCAGTGAAGCGGTCCATATCACAATGCCTGGCGTATACGGAGgcgacgagatcaacgCGCTTGTCATCGATGCTGGTCACTCTTCCAGCCGGGTCGGTTGGGCCGGCGAAGATGCACCCCGTGTAGTGCTTCCGTCTTACTACGGCCACACATCCATCACCGATGATGCTATTGCCGAACTCGAGTCCCAAGCCGCTTTCGCTacatcatcctcgtccaccGTCGAACCCACCGAACGCGCGGAACCCGTGGATGGTGACGAGACCATGGCCGACGGCCAAGCACTCTCCACGTccaacggcaacggcgGAGCGGCTGCAACCCAAGAAGCGTCCGACCACCGACTCAGGCAAGCACGCGCCAAATCCGCCAGCAAGACGCTGCGCTTTTCGGTCGATCGCGAAAAGAAGCGTCGGCGCTTCGTCGGCGACAATGAGCTGAACCTGTACCGGACCAACCTCGAGATTGCGCCCAtctttgacgacgacggcatGCTCGCCGATGCATCTGCATTTGCACAGCTGTGTTCGTTTGGTCTGGATTCGTTGTCGTGCGATGCAAGCGAGCATccgttgctgctgaccgAGCCAGCGTGGAACTCACGCGAGTcgagggagaagctcaCCGAGCTGGCGTTTGAGACGCTTGGTAGTCCTGCGTTCTACTTGGCCAACCGATCTGTGCTCAGCAGTTTCGCTGCaggcaagccgagcagcttggtgatCGATGTCGGCAGCACCAACGTGTCGACGATCCCGATCGTCGACGGGTTTATTCTTCGAAAAGGCATTTACAGGCACAACAACGGCGGCGAAGCGATCAACCGTGCACTGCTGTACAGTCTGCACCATGGACGCGGAGCGACGTTTGCGGGCGTGACGCCGCAGTACGTCATCAAGAGTCGAAGCTCGGTTGACCCTGGAACGCCGGCCAATGTGGTCCTGAGGCAGGAGCGCGTGCAAGGTGCCAGCTCTTCCTTCCGCAGCTACCACATCAATCGCGTTGTCAACGACTTCAAGGAGAGCGTAGCACAGGTGTTGGAGGTGCCGTGGGATGATCAGCAGGCGCAATTCCGAAGTGGACGAATGTACGAGTTCCCAGACGGCTACAATGACGCGTTTGGCGTAGAGCGACTTCGGGCTGCCGAGGTGCTCTTCACGCCTGCGCTGTGGAATGGTGTTTcatcgagcgagagctTCGGTGCTGTGCTGCATGCATCGTCTCAGCCGTCGTCCGAGGCTGGGGCTGTCAACGGCGGATCGGTAAGCGCAGCTGGTGCGACGAGCGTTGCAGGCGGAAAAGCGGCTATTGGATTGGCGGATATGGTGCTCTCCTCGATCAACGCCGTCGATGTCGACTCGCGACCGTCACTCTACGGTAACATTgtgctcgtcggcggcagctcgctcatccAAGGTCTCTCTGATCGACTCAGCTACGAACTCGGCGTCAAAGCTCCCAACCAGAAAATCAAAATCCACTCGCCCGGCAATACCACCGAACGAAGACACTCGTCTTGGCTCGGCGCAAGCATCTTGGCCAGTCTCGGCACCTTCCATCAACTCTGGATCTCCAAACAAGAGTACGAAGAGCATGGCGCTGCCATCGTTCATGCTCGATGCAAATGATTTGGCCTTCGTTCCTTATGTGTGTTGCATCCTCTTGGtcacgctcgactcgaatTTGATCCTTTCATATCTTGGCCCTCTGTGACCCATGTCTGCTCTTGGCTTGGTGCTGTGACATCAAAAGTGAGAATCTCGGCTTAGGTTCGCGGTTGCTGCATTTATCGTCGTTGCACTATCCAGCCCGTCACTCTCATCAAAGTCTTGGTCTGGCACCGCTTCACTCAGACCACAAATCACACACACTACCCGTCTTGACAATACACCAGATGCTATTTCACAACAAGACTGCGGTGAAAgttttttctttcttttaCCAGATAGTGAAACCACCGTCGGGACGCAAGACAGAGCCGGTCATGTAGGACGACTTGTCGCTCAGCAGGAGCACGCAGGGCTCGGCCTGCTCGTGAGGCTCCGAGAAGCGACCGAGGGGGATGCTGGAAGCCTGGTAGTCGCGGATGCTCTTGTCCATGCCGCTCGTCTGCTCCGTGTTGCAGAAGCCGGGTTCCAAAATGTTGACGCGGATGCCGTGCGTGGCCCACTCGGCAGCCAGACACTTACCCAAGTTGGTGACAGCACCCTTGGACGAGTTGTAGAACACCTGGGTCAAGGGGTCGTTGAGGCCCTTCTGGTTGTAAATCTCGGAAGACATGGATGATGTAATGACAATGGAGCCCTTCTTGTAGCCCGACTCGATCCAGAGCTGTGCAGCTGCCTTGGCAGTGTTGAAGACACCCAACACGTTGGTGTCGTAGACGTAGCGGAAGTCATCCGAGGTCAGCTCGACGGCGGGCTTGACAACAGAGACACCGGCGTTGGCAACCAGACCGGTCACCTGTCCGAGCTCGTCCTGAGCTTGCTTGAGCGTCTTCTTGACCAGAGCGTCGTCGCCGACGTCGCACTGGTAGGCCTTAACCTTGGTACCAAACTTTTTGGCGACACTCTCGGCGGCTTCCTGGGCCTTGGGGTGCGAGCGGTAGAGGATGGCGACATTGGCAccagcggcagcaacggcTTCGCTGATGGCGAGACctgcagaagcgcaaaagCAGAATAGCGCGTAGAGACGATCGGGTCGAGGTTGGGACGAGAAGCGCGATTTGAGAGCGATCGCGTTGCACGGACAAGAAAGAGGTGGGCAATGAAATTGGATCAGTCCACTGCTCTCTATCATCTGCGCTTGCTCTAGGAACAAGCTCTTGCAGAACCGACTTGCTTGGCCTCTCAGACAGCCTTGCAGCCTCTCTGGACAACACGTACATCGTACAAGTACGAGAACGTGTCGTCGTAGCGAGATAGCCAATCAAAATGTGTATCACTTACCGATACCACGGTTACCACcggtgacgacgacggTCTGTCCCTTGAGGTCGATGACGAAAGGCATTTTGTTTAAGAATGTAGAAACGTTAGTGGAAAGAGGACGGGTGAACAGAAGACCGAGACGTTCGagacgatggtgatggagagagggagagagggagaggcAGCGAAGAGGCAGATGCCAGTGGTCAAGGCACAGCCAAAGGACTATATAGGACAGCGCGAATTGTTCCAGGCTCTTCCTGACAGGGTCGAGTGAGCGTCAGCGATTGAAGAGGTGGGGCGAGGCTTGGGCGCGTGGGAAAGCAGCTCACAGGAACGGAGCAAGCTACCGAAGCGAgcaccactcacgactcgaaaGTTCGGAACGATTCATCTGAgcttcattcgtgattcacgattggcttcCAGCTGCGCTGCGAGATTGCAACACAGTACAGCACTGTACGCGCCGAGAGACGTTTGCGGTTCAGTGAGatcatgaatcgtgcaAGTTGGGCTTGGCCTGAGCGTAGGTTTCAAGGTGGAGTTTCTCATTCTGGCGCACAGAGAGCACAGAGAGCACAGAGCACAGAGAAGGAGGACCAAGGCTGCTGATTCACCAGCAAGGggtccaatcgtgaatacgcGATGCAGCGTCacaagcttggcttgttTTGGTCGCTTgagctggtgctggtgctggagctgcagctgcaactCGAGCCTGGCCTAGCCTCCACACTGTGCGCTTTGGTGAATGCGATGGCACGCGCCACCTCGTACAATCTGCAATTGTGCTCCGCTTCCAGCCTGCTAAGGCAAGCAGGTCAACACAGCCATCTGGAAGACTGA from Mycosarcoma maydis chromosome 16, whole genome shotgun sequence includes these protein-coding regions:
- a CDS encoding uncharacterized protein (related to ACT1 - actin), with product MPGVYGGDEINALVIDAGHSSSRVGWAGEDAPRVVLPSYYGHTSITDDAIAELESQAAFATSSSSTVEPTERAEPVDGDETMADGQALSTSNGNGGAAATQEASDHRLRQARAKSASKTLRFSVDREKKRRRFVGDNELNLYRTNLEIAPIFDDDGMLADASAFAQLCSFGLDSLSCDASEHPLLLTEPAWNSRESREKLTELAFETLGSPAFYLANRSVLSSFAAGKPSSLVIDVGSTNVSTIPIVDGFILRKGIYRHNNGGEAINRALLYSLHHGRGATFAGVTPQYVIKSRSSVDPGTPANVVLRQERVQGASSSFRSYHINRVVNDFKESVAQVLEVPWDDQQAQFRSGRMYEFPDGYNDAFGVERLRAAEVLFTPALWNGVSSSESFGAVLHASSQPSSEAGAVNGGSVSAAGATSVAGGKAAIGLADMVLSSINAVDVDSRPSLYGNIVLVGGSSLIQGLSDRLSYELGVKAPNQKIKIHSPGNTTERRHSSWLGASILASLGTFHQLWISKQEYEEHGAAIVHARCK
- a CDS encoding uncharacterized protein (related to ERB1 - Protein required for maturation of the 25S and 5.8S ribosomal RNAs), producing the protein MVRPSSSSSASASAARSGAAKRKRNLPTATNPTTRASVAANVKGKGKTKALELDLVVSDDGEEDGELDLESDSGDDDANDDDDNDNEQDDFPEIDLEDSDDDQDVEDEDEPGAQEEVDSDNNKQASTQVHDIQVEEDDSSEEGYNSSDIDNSDFDDDADEGDLAYDSADEDERASAFAARSDASQTSIDEELSRMMSRYSSKPDEHSGSLSATNKLGIPRSQAAQAFDLRVRNPDGSAKGVFKRSEITGEMKRVYPEIDAAYDSDSSTEDPENRIGNVPLEWYDDLPHIGYDINGRKVMKPATKDELDKFLDTVDGDGEAWFSARDKSTGKDVRLSDEELAIIRKLQNAEIPDDAYDPYEDYVDWFTGEDKVMQTALSGRPEPKSRFVPSKWEHKKVMKIVRAIREGRIVPGAAANKDAKPKFYNIWADAHENDTRSPWAVMAAPKLALPGHAESYNPPAEYLFNEQEQKEWQEAEAEDRKQNFLPTKHDSLRRVGAYQNFVQERFERCLDLYLAPRMMRKKLDIHNPENLLPKLPSPKELRPFPITTSVVYVHPDGGRVRCLSVDPTGNWLVTGGDDGRARLWDVAIGRCTASWDVCEGMPKAERSAVHSIAWCPTKNYSLFTAVVHGRVAVIAPPQTQNYAKTSANAISSKSASSSSGATATSTASFLYATSAAATSMPSKPDARSPVAWTRPSEAERRTGVAMHLNITSPSAANLKTVVWHNKGDYFATVCPDSAAGSAGLLIHQLSKHRSQSPFRKASKGSSIQKLVFHPTKPWIFVATQRYIRIYDLMAQSLIKTLQSGFKWISTLDVHPSGDHLMVGSYDKKLAWFDLDLSARPYKVLKYHARAIRSVHFSTSWNLVADASDDGTLQLFYAKVGADYGENLTLVPLKVLRGHEVKNGLGVLDVKWHPNQPWLFSAGADGNALLWTT
- a CDS encoding putative NADP-dependent mannitol dehydrogenase, which translates into the protein MPFVIDLKGQTVVVTGGNRGIGLAISEAVAAAGANVAILYRSHPKAQEAAESVAKKFGTKVKAYQCDVGDDALVKKTLKQAQDELGQVTGLVANAGVSVVKPAVELTSDDFRYVYDTNVLGVFNTAKAAAQLWIESGYKKGSIVITSSMSSEIYNQKGLNDPLTQVFYNSSKGAVTNLGKCLAAEWATHGIRVNILEPGFCNTEQTSGMDKSIRDYQASSIPLGRFSEPHEQAEPCVLLLSDKSSYMTGSVLRPDGGFTIW
- a CDS encoding DNA-directed RNA polymerase core subunit RPC10 (related to RPC10 - DNA-directed RNA polymerases I, II, III 7.7 KD subunit) translates to MSYQTRPAGSAPSGGAGLGGMASRNPVMEYICADCAATNEIRPREPIRCRECGHRVMYKKRTKRMLHFEAR